In one window of Mastigocladopsis repens PCC 10914 DNA:
- the tnpC gene encoding IS66 family transposase: MTQFITSQILVAYAHCPYKAFLIMSAKQSGELHEYEQIIEQKKYKIKTKYIDMLQKEIQNIQPYDQKHINNGIDCLINAQLKAGILIANCSILKKVSYESALGKFSYEPIIFLGTHQINEIAKLELFFIGYVLAQVQGCLPKTGKIITVDGKSHSVNLRNCDFNLNPILEPLQEWTTGLSSEPPPMNLNKHCSICQFKVQCRTKAEQDEHLSLLDGVTPKVIQRYEKKGIFTVKQLSYLFKPQKRKKRNKNQFDNTYKLELKALAIRTGKIYLQDLPAICRQTTELFLDIEGVPDQNFYYLIGLLVCQSNTTNFYSFWANTVEEEKQIWQQMLTIANQYSDAPIYHYGSYEPRALSKLTKRYGADSCTLIQRLVNVNGYIHGKIYFPVYSNTLKEIGHFIGATWTSSVASGLQSLVWRYSWEETGEVRYKNCLLTYNAEDCHALKLLVDELSKIKTSADTLSEVEFAEEHKKQKTQISIEVSSQFETMLKFAHMNYDKNKINFRQDTKEISNEEEKKKRGIKKGYEGQRRINPRATKILQVTAAENCPICNNIPLKITAKLSTRLIIDLVLTKNGVRKTIIKYLGNKGYCPKCCKFYNPPTIARYGHSQLYGHGFKSWLIYHRVAMRLPYESISEMMQEQFGEKILAGSIVTFIKDFAQYYSVTEKFLIQSLLKSPIIHVDETTINIKGFNWYGWVFTNEKYVVFKLSETREATIVHELLSGYTGILVSDFYAGYDSVQCRQQKCWVHLIRDLNDDLRETPFDTEYETFVLEVKNLIIPIMETIQKCGLKKIMLNNFQKEVEHFYKRVITDKYYRSHLVIKYQKRFNRYRDSLFRFLEEDEIPWHNNVAERAIRHLAIQRDISSSPFHESATRNYLVLLSIQQTCRFQGQSFFKFLFSGETDIEKFKTHKR, from the coding sequence ATGACTCAATTTATCACTTCTCAAATTTTGGTTGCCTACGCTCATTGTCCTTACAAAGCATTTCTAATAATGTCTGCGAAGCAGTCGGGAGAATTACATGAGTATGAGCAAATTATTGAGCAAAAGAAGTATAAAATAAAAACTAAGTATATTGATATGCTTCAGAAAGAAATTCAAAATATACAACCATATGACCAAAAACACATTAATAATGGTATCGATTGTTTGATTAACGCTCAGTTAAAGGCTGGTATATTAATTGCTAACTGTAGCATTCTCAAAAAAGTATCGTATGAATCAGCCTTGGGTAAATTCAGTTATGAACCAATAATTTTTCTAGGAACACACCAGATTAATGAAATAGCTAAACTAGAACTATTCTTCATTGGATATGTGCTTGCACAAGTTCAAGGATGCCTACCGAAGACAGGTAAAATCATAACTGTAGATGGGAAGTCCCATAGTGTCAATTTGAGGAATTGCGATTTCAATCTCAATCCTATACTTGAGCCATTGCAAGAATGGACTACGGGCTTGTCGTCAGAACCACCACCCATGAATTTGAACAAGCATTGTTCAATATGCCAATTTAAGGTGCAATGTCGAACTAAAGCGGAACAAGATGAGCACCTCAGCCTGCTTGATGGTGTTACCCCCAAAGTTATTCAAAGATATGAGAAAAAGGGGATTTTTACTGTCAAGCAACTTTCCTATCTATTCAAACCACAGAAACGTAAAAAGCGAAACAAAAATCAATTTGATAACACTTATAAATTAGAGTTAAAAGCGTTAGCTATCAGAACAGGAAAAATATATCTTCAGGACTTACCAGCAATATGTCGGCAAACAACAGAATTATTTTTGGATATTGAAGGTGTTCCTGACCAAAACTTTTACTACTTGATTGGGTTATTAGTTTGTCAATCAAATACAACAAATTTCTACTCTTTTTGGGCTAATACTGTTGAGGAAGAAAAGCAGATATGGCAACAGATGTTAACAATAGCTAATCAATACTCTGATGCTCCCATTTATCATTATGGTAGTTATGAACCCCGTGCCTTGTCCAAACTAACAAAACGATATGGAGCCGATAGTTGCACTCTCATTCAACGGTTGGTCAATGTTAACGGTTATATTCACGGCAAGATCTATTTTCCAGTTTACTCAAATACGTTGAAGGAGATTGGTCATTTTATTGGAGCAACATGGACATCGTCTGTTGCATCTGGTCTTCAGAGCCTTGTATGGCGATATTCTTGGGAAGAAACGGGTGAAGTTCGATACAAAAATTGCTTACTCACCTACAATGCTGAAGACTGTCATGCTTTAAAGTTGCTAGTGGATGAACTTTCTAAAATAAAAACTTCGGCTGATACTTTATCTGAAGTAGAGTTTGCTGAGGAACATAAAAAACAAAAAACTCAAATATCTATTGAAGTTTCTAGCCAATTTGAGACCATGTTGAAATTTGCTCATATGAACTATGATAAAAATAAAATAAATTTTAGACAGGATACAAAGGAAATTAGTAATGAAGAAGAAAAGAAAAAGCGTGGTATAAAAAAGGGGTATGAAGGTCAGAGGAGAATTAATCCTAGAGCAACTAAAATACTCCAAGTTACTGCCGCAGAGAATTGTCCAATTTGCAACAATATTCCCCTGAAAATTACAGCAAAACTGTCTACAAGGCTTATCATTGATTTAGTCTTAACCAAGAATGGTGTTAGAAAAACAATTATAAAATATTTAGGTAACAAAGGTTATTGCCCGAAATGCTGCAAGTTTTATAATCCACCAACTATTGCTAGATATGGACATTCACAGCTTTACGGACATGGATTTAAGTCTTGGCTGATTTATCATCGAGTAGCTATGCGCTTACCATATGAAAGCATTAGCGAAATGATGCAAGAGCAGTTTGGTGAAAAAATACTTGCGGGCTCGATAGTAACCTTTATTAAGGATTTTGCACAGTATTATTCTGTAACAGAAAAATTTCTAATTCAGTCTTTATTAAAAAGTCCTATAATTCATGTAGATGAAACAACAATTAATATCAAGGGATTTAACTGGTATGGATGGGTTTTCACAAATGAAAAATATGTAGTCTTCAAACTTAGTGAGACTAGGGAAGCAACAATTGTACATGAGCTATTATCTGGATATACAGGTATCCTTGTGTCAGATTTTTATGCTGGCTATGATTCAGTGCAATGCAGACAACAAAAGTGTTGGGTTCATCTCATCCGGGATCTTAATGATGACCTTAGAGAAACACCATTTGACACTGAATATGAAACATTTGTGTTAGAGGTAAAAAACTTAATCATTCCAATTATGGAAACCATACAAAAATGTGGTTTAAAAAAGATAATGTTAAATAACTTTCAAAAAGAAGTTGAGCATTTTTACAAAAGAGTTATTACTGACAAGTATTATAGATCTCATCTAGTGATCAAATATCAAAAGCGATTTAACAGATATCGAGATAGTCTATTTAGATTTCTAGAAGAAGATGAAATTCCCTGGCATAACAATGTAGCTGAAAGAGCTATTAGACATCTTGCAATACAACGAGATATATCATCATCTCCTTTTCACGAGTCAGCTACTCGGAATTACTTAGTACTGCTCAGTATTCAGCAAACCTGCCGTTTTCAGGGACAATCATTTTTTAAGTTTCTATTTTCTGGAGAGACAGATATTGAAAAGTTCAAAACTCATAAGCGTTAG
- a CDS encoding DEAD/DEAH box helicase produces the protein MPTFIKKDEVGLGKTIEAGLILSEYLARGMVQSILVLTPASLVSQWQGELASKFGISSITTDDDSRQQNPEEFWTANQRIVASLNTAKSAKHYPLVTSRNWDLVIVDEAHHLKNRNTLNWKLVNALNKRFMLMLTATPVQNSLVELFNLLTLLKPGLLKTEADFKREYVSSKNGRIPKNPEKLRSLMREVMIRNTRSLVDVQLPKRFATTITVTPTESERKLYRDLSNFLRDNSEHLDKFSRTSLLMRAGSSVNALVESLKNLSKRLPSDELKTLTRRAAQIKQVEKARSLVELLKKSSQKTIVFTTHKATSAYLAKTFTEAGIEFAEFLGDMSLKQKDASIEAFRDSVPVLLASETGGEGRNIQFANAIVNYDLPWNPMKIEQRIGRIHRIGQTQDVFIFNFCLKDSIEEYILRILHDKINMFELVVGEIETILGNVDDEFDFSEVVMDIWLKHQSNDEINTAFEKLADDLLKAKDKYRETQELDEQIFGEDFEA, from the coding sequence ATGCCAACTTTTATTAAAAAAGATGAAGTTGGACTGGGTAAAACCATCGAAGCAGGACTCATTCTCAGCGAATATTTAGCAAGAGGGATGGTTCAATCGATACTGGTGCTTACCCCAGCTTCCCTCGTCTCCCAATGGCAAGGAGAATTAGCTTCAAAATTTGGCATTTCCTCTATCACCACTGATGATGACAGCAGACAACAAAACCCCGAAGAATTTTGGACAGCTAATCAGAGAATCGTAGCATCTCTCAACACCGCTAAATCAGCCAAACACTATCCCCTAGTCACTTCACGCAACTGGGATTTAGTCATTGTTGACGAAGCGCATCACCTGAAAAACCGCAATACACTCAACTGGAAACTTGTCAATGCCTTAAATAAAAGATTTATGTTAATGCTCACCGCCACACCAGTGCAAAACTCTTTGGTGGAACTATTTAATCTTCTGACTCTGTTAAAACCGGGTTTACTCAAAACCGAAGCAGACTTCAAGCGAGAGTACGTTTCCAGTAAAAACGGACGAATTCCCAAAAACCCAGAAAAACTGCGAAGTCTGATGCGGGAAGTGATGATCCGCAACACTCGTTCTTTAGTTGATGTGCAATTACCCAAACGCTTCGCCACCACCATCACTGTCACTCCAACTGAAAGCGAACGGAAACTCTATCGAGATTTAAGCAACTTTTTACGGGATAACTCAGAACACCTCGACAAGTTTTCCCGTACTAGTTTGTTAATGCGTGCAGGTTCCAGCGTTAATGCTTTGGTTGAATCTCTAAAAAATCTCTCCAAAAGATTACCTAGTGACGAACTGAAAACATTAACTCGACGTGCGGCGCAAATTAAACAAGTAGAAAAAGCACGTTCTTTAGTAGAGTTACTAAAAAAATCATCTCAAAAAACCATAGTATTTACCACCCACAAAGCCACATCTGCATATTTAGCTAAAACGTTTACCGAAGCAGGTATAGAATTTGCTGAATTTTTAGGGGATATGTCATTAAAGCAGAAAGATGCATCAATTGAAGCTTTTCGGGATAGCGTTCCAGTTTTACTGGCATCCGAGACGGGGGGAGAAGGACGTAATATTCAATTTGCGAACGCTATAGTCAACTATGACTTACCCTGGAACCCGATGAAGATTGAACAACGTATTGGGAGGATTCACCGGATAGGACAGACACAGGATGTCTTTATTTTCAACTTTTGTCTGAAAGACAGTATTGAAGAATATATCCTGCGGATATTACACGATAAAATCAATATGTTTGAACTGGTGGTGGGGGAAATAGAAACAATATTGGGGAACGTGGATGATGAATTTGATTTCAGCGAGGTCGTGATGGATATTTGGCTGAAGCATCAATCTAATGATGAGATAAATACGGCTTTTGAGAAACTGGCGGATGATTTGCTCAAAGCTAAAGATAAATATCGAGAAACTCAAGAACTGGATGAGCAGATATTTGGAGAAGATTTTGAAGCTTAA